From a single Candidatus Polarisedimenticolia bacterium genomic region:
- the nuoL gene encoding NADH-quinone oxidoreductase subunit L, which produces MIPLFPAAGFVLNGLLGPRILPRQAVGYVACGAVLLSFLVSLGAVLALGDVAHLASVPGLAVDAHAHRVTQVLGSWMPMGRSEGGQELSVDWAFALDPLSAVMLLVVTGVGFLIHVYSIGYMGHEPRPAHARFFAYLNLFMAMMLTLVLGASLPVVFVGWEGVGLCSYLLIGFYYDRMFDEKTRMSCADAGRKAFITNRIGDVGFVLGMLTLFGATGTLDIQGILSRVGGLTTGVCTAAALLLFVGACGKSAQIPLYVWLPDAMAGPTPVSALIHAATMVTAGVYVTCRMAPLYLHAPNAMLTVAIVGALTALFAASIGLVQTDIKKVLAYSTVSQLGYMMLAAGVGAFSAAVFHLMTHAFFKALLFLGAGSVIHALSGEQDIRKMGGLSKHTPWTHATFATATLAIAGIVPFAGFFSKDEILWAAFNGSPILWLVGAVTAGLTAFYMCRLYILVFWGEERFSEEARHHLHESPRTMTVPLAALAVLSVVGGWVGIPRAVALTEGMADRFGRYLAPVFEAGEGTHAHVAAHSPGLEITLMFVSLGIAIFGLFLGWVFYERRPDTPARLAERARGLYRLLANKYYVDELYGKIILAPYDALCRWAFLFDKWAVDGIVNAAGYVTLATSYISVGFDTYVVDGLVNTAGYIVRGFSWTFKKLQTGLVQSYATAMVFGIFVLVSVYLLSTGH; this is translated from the coding sequence ATGATCCCGCTCTTCCCCGCGGCGGGCTTCGTCCTCAACGGACTGCTCGGGCCGCGCATCCTGCCGCGCCAGGCGGTCGGGTACGTCGCCTGCGGCGCGGTGCTGCTGTCGTTCCTGGTCTCCCTGGGAGCCGTCCTCGCGCTGGGGGACGTGGCGCATCTCGCCTCCGTGCCGGGCCTCGCGGTGGACGCGCACGCCCATCGCGTGACCCAGGTGCTCGGCTCGTGGATGCCGATGGGGCGCTCGGAGGGCGGGCAGGAGCTGAGCGTCGACTGGGCCTTCGCCCTCGACCCGCTGTCCGCGGTCATGCTGCTGGTCGTCACGGGCGTCGGCTTCCTGATCCACGTCTACTCGATCGGCTACATGGGGCACGAGCCGCGTCCGGCCCACGCGCGGTTCTTCGCCTACCTCAACCTGTTCATGGCGATGATGCTGACCCTCGTCCTCGGGGCCTCACTCCCGGTGGTGTTCGTCGGCTGGGAGGGGGTCGGGCTCTGCTCGTACCTGCTCATCGGTTTCTACTACGACCGGATGTTCGACGAGAAGACCCGCATGTCGTGCGCCGACGCCGGGCGCAAGGCGTTCATCACCAACCGGATCGGGGACGTCGGATTCGTCCTGGGGATGCTGACGCTGTTCGGGGCCACGGGGACCCTCGACATCCAGGGGATCCTGTCGAGAGTCGGGGGCCTGACCACGGGCGTGTGCACGGCGGCGGCCCTGCTCCTGTTCGTGGGGGCGTGCGGCAAGTCGGCGCAGATTCCGCTGTACGTCTGGCTGCCGGACGCCATGGCCGGCCCGACGCCGGTCTCCGCGCTCATCCACGCCGCGACCATGGTGACGGCGGGCGTCTACGTCACCTGCCGCATGGCGCCGCTGTACCTGCACGCGCCGAATGCGATGCTCACCGTGGCGATCGTCGGCGCCCTGACCGCTCTCTTCGCGGCGAGCATCGGGCTCGTGCAGACCGACATCAAGAAGGTGCTGGCCTACTCGACCGTGTCGCAGCTCGGTTACATGATGCTGGCCGCCGGGGTGGGGGCGTTCTCGGCCGCCGTCTTCCACCTCATGACGCACGCCTTTTTCAAGGCGCTCCTGTTCCTCGGGGCCGGCTCGGTCATTCACGCCCTGTCCGGCGAGCAGGACATCCGCAAGATGGGGGGCCTGAGCAAGCACACCCCCTGGACGCACGCCACGTTCGCCACTGCGACGCTGGCGATAGCCGGAATCGTTCCGTTCGCGGGGTTTTTCTCCAAGGACGAGATCCTCTGGGCGGCGTTCAACGGGAGCCCGATCCTCTGGCTCGTGGGGGCCGTCACCGCCGGCCTGACCGCCTTCTACATGTGCCGGCTCTATATCCTGGTTTTCTGGGGCGAGGAGCGCTTCTCCGAGGAGGCGCGGCATCACCTGCACGAGTCGCCGCGCACGATGACCGTGCCGCTGGCGGCCCTGGCGGTCCTGTCCGTGGTCGGCGGGTGGGTCGGGATCCCGAGAGCGGTCGCCTTGACGGAGGGCATGGCGGATCGCTTCGGACGCTATCTCGCGCCGGTCTTCGAGGCGGGGGAGGGGACGCACGCGCACGTCGCCGCACACTCGCCGGGACTCGAGATCACCCTCATGTTCGTCTCATTGGGCATCGCAATCTTCGGGCTGTTCCTCGGCTGGGTCTTCTACGAGCGCCGCCCGGACACGCCGGCGCGGCTGGCCGAGCGCGCGCGCGGCCTGTACCGCCTCCTGGCCAACAAGTACTACGTCGACGAGCTGTACGGGAAGATCATCCTGGCGCCCTACGACGCCCTCTGCCGATGGGCCTTCCTGTTCGACAAGTGGGCGGTGGACGGTATCGTGAACGCGGCGGGCTACGTCACGCTCGCCACGTCCTACATCTCGGTCGGCTTCGACACGTACGTGGTCGACGGCCTGGTCAACACGGCCGGCTACATCGTGCGCGGGTTCTCCTGGACGTTCAAAAAGCTCCAGACCGGACTCGTGCAATCGTACGCCACGGCCATGGTCTTCGGGATCTTCGTCCTGGTGAGCGTCTACCTGCTCTCCACGGGCCACTGA
- a CDS encoding NADH-quinone oxidoreductase subunit N, giving the protein MTPFDPNQLRLIGPEIVLILSAFLVLVLSTISDKARTIWAPALSFLACLTTLVTVLAFVWSFGLEALREPGMTIGFNGMYVIDAFSIFFKVVFLLSAMLTILVSSRYLDFEGANVGEYYALILFAVAGMMFLASATDLITIFVSIETMALAFYILVGFLKANRKSNEAALKYFLLGSFSTGVFLYGLSLIYGTTGTTVLSIIGYSRAKMALASAEAPIFILGVILVIVGLGFKVAAVPFHMWAPDAYEGAPTPVTAFLSTGSKAAAFVVLARMCSMSFLPLGDRWATLLAILAVASMTLGNVAAILQDNMKRMLAYSSIAHAGYVLLGMIALGLKGTVATREYGLTAVLLYLLIYTFVNIGAFTLVIALRREQVAGDRVADFAGLSRRAPWAAFAMLVFMLSLAGIPATAGFIGKWFLFGAAIKAGYAWLAVVAVINSAISLYYYIRVVVNMYIRAPEDAERFAPSWGQRAALVACIAFTLLFGIYPQPIIAFASKSILALAPWAS; this is encoded by the coding sequence ATGACGCCGTTCGACCCGAACCAGCTGCGCCTGATCGGCCCGGAGATCGTGCTCATCCTGAGCGCCTTCCTGGTGCTCGTCCTCTCGACGATCTCCGACAAGGCGAGGACGATCTGGGCGCCGGCGCTCTCGTTTCTGGCCTGCCTCACGACGCTCGTCACGGTCCTGGCCTTCGTCTGGAGCTTCGGTCTCGAGGCCCTGCGCGAGCCGGGGATGACCATCGGCTTCAACGGCATGTACGTCATCGACGCCTTCAGCATCTTCTTCAAGGTGGTGTTCCTCCTCTCGGCGATGCTCACCATCCTGGTGTCGAGCCGCTACCTGGATTTCGAGGGCGCCAACGTGGGGGAGTACTACGCCCTGATCCTGTTCGCCGTCGCCGGCATGATGTTCCTGGCGTCCGCAACCGACCTGATCACGATCTTCGTGTCGATCGAGACGATGGCCCTGGCGTTCTACATCCTCGTGGGGTTCCTGAAGGCCAACCGGAAATCCAACGAAGCGGCGCTCAAGTACTTCCTGCTCGGGTCGTTCTCAACGGGCGTGTTCCTGTACGGCCTGTCCCTCATCTACGGCACGACCGGGACGACGGTCCTCTCGATCATCGGGTATTCCCGCGCGAAGATGGCCCTGGCCTCCGCCGAGGCCCCGATCTTCATCCTGGGCGTGATCCTGGTGATCGTGGGGCTGGGATTCAAGGTCGCGGCGGTCCCCTTCCACATGTGGGCGCCGGACGCGTACGAGGGGGCGCCGACGCCGGTGACGGCGTTCCTGTCCACCGGATCCAAGGCGGCGGCCTTCGTGGTGCTGGCCCGCATGTGCTCCATGAGCTTCCTGCCGCTGGGAGATCGCTGGGCGACGCTCCTGGCGATCCTGGCGGTGGCCAGCATGACGCTGGGCAACGTCGCCGCCATCCTGCAGGACAACATGAAGAGGATGCTCGCCTATTCGTCGATCGCGCACGCCGGCTACGTCCTTCTGGGAATGATCGCGTTGGGGCTCAAGGGCACGGTCGCGACGCGCGAGTACGGGCTGACGGCCGTCCTGCTGTACCTGCTCATCTACACCTTCGTGAACATCGGGGCCTTCACCCTGGTGATCGCGCTGCGGCGCGAGCAGGTGGCGGGGGACCGGGTGGCGGACTTCGCGGGGCTGTCGCGGCGGGCCCCCTGGGCCGCGTTCGCGATGCTGGTCTTCATGCTGTCGCTCGCCGGCATTCCGGCGACGGCCGGCTTCATCGGCAAGTGGTTCCTGTTCGGGGCCGCGATCAAGGCCGGCTACGCGTGGCTGGCGGTGGTGGCGGTGATCAACAGCGCGATCTCGCTCTACTATTACATCCGGGTCGTCGTGAACATGTACATCCGGGCGCCGGAGGATGCCGAGCGCTTCGCGCCGTCCTGGGGACAGCGCGCGGCGCTCGTGGCCTGCATCGCGTTCACGCTGCTGTTCGGCATCTATCCGCAGCCGATCATCGCCTTCGCATCGAAGTCGATCCTGGCCCTGGCGCCCTGGGCCTCGTGA
- a CDS encoding AtpZ/AtpI family protein, producing the protein MSPGPVDDVRKYGQIGTMLIAPMVAFGAIGWWLDRRFGTKPWWMLAGLILGMIGGFVNFFRLVLPPKDHGPGRGKGAP; encoded by the coding sequence GTGAGCCCGGGGCCCGTCGACGATGTGCGGAAGTACGGACAGATCGGCACGATGCTGATCGCCCCGATGGTGGCCTTCGGGGCGATCGGCTGGTGGCTCGATCGGCGGTTCGGGACGAAGCCGTGGTGGATGCTGGCCGGGCTGATCCTGGGGATGATCGGCGGCTTCGTGAATTTCTTCCGGCTGGTCCTCCCGCCAAAGGATCACGGTCCGGGCCGGGGGAAGGGGGCGCCGTGA
- the atpE gene encoding ATP synthase F0 subunit C, with protein sequence MGNSLAYFAAGIGAGLAVIGGAAGIGRLAAAAMEGSARQPQAAGDIRTGMIIAAALIEGATLFALVICVLLAFK encoded by the coding sequence ATGGGCAACTCACTGGCGTATTTCGCGGCGGGCATCGGTGCGGGCCTCGCCGTCATCGGCGGTGCGGCGGGGATCGGAAGGCTGGCTGCGGCCGCGATGGAAGGGAGCGCGCGGCAGCCGCAGGCGGCGGGCGACATCCGCACGGGGATGATCATCGCCGCGGCGCTCATCGAGGGGGCGACGCTGTTCGCGCTGGTCATCTGCGTCCTCCTCGCCTTCAAGTAG
- the aroB gene encoding 3-dehydroquinate synthase, with product MIRVPIHLRRVADESYDVRIGRGLAPRLTVALRKRPLGQRYIIVTDSHLHRQGESLLAAFRRRGLSADLVSFPAGEGSKSRRVRDEIEDGIIRLGAGRDTALVALGGGVVGDLVGFVAATFKRGVPCVQIPTTLLGMVDSAIGGKTGINHPAGKNLIGAFHQPAAVYIDVDYLKTLPARQYTSGLAEVIKYGVIADRGLFASLESHLDRILKREPDVMARVIEACCRIKARVVSTDPRESNRRKILNFGHTIGHAVETLSGFRLAHGEAVSIGMVAEARLAARARILAPAAARRIQTLCERAGLPTAIPPAFSPAALLEVARHDKKNRQGRIAYALPGRIGSMTSVRGDYAVQVDDALVMEILTDLRRVRSRPRPLIAAEA from the coding sequence GTGATCCGCGTCCCGATCCATCTGCGCCGCGTGGCGGACGAGTCGTACGACGTCCGCATCGGGCGGGGCCTCGCGCCCCGGCTGACCGTCGCCCTGCGCAAGCGCCCTCTGGGACAGCGCTACATCATCGTCACCGATTCCCACCTGCACCGCCAGGGTGAATCGCTCCTCGCGGCGTTCCGGCGGCGCGGCCTCTCCGCCGATCTGGTCTCCTTCCCCGCCGGGGAGGGGAGCAAGTCGCGCCGGGTTCGCGACGAGATCGAGGACGGCATCATCCGCCTGGGGGCCGGACGCGACACGGCGCTGGTGGCCCTGGGCGGGGGCGTCGTCGGCGACCTGGTCGGTTTCGTGGCGGCCACGTTCAAGCGCGGCGTCCCCTGCGTCCAGATCCCGACGACCCTGCTCGGCATGGTCGACTCGGCGATCGGCGGGAAGACCGGCATCAACCACCCGGCGGGGAAGAACCTGATCGGCGCGTTCCACCAGCCGGCCGCCGTGTACATCGACGTCGATTACCTGAAGACCCTTCCCGCGCGGCAGTACACCTCCGGCCTGGCCGAGGTGATCAAGTACGGCGTCATCGCCGACCGCGGCTTGTTCGCGTCCCTGGAGTCGCACCTCGATCGGATCCTGAAGCGCGAGCCGGACGTGATGGCGCGCGTCATCGAGGCCTGCTGCCGGATCAAGGCCCGGGTCGTCAGCACGGACCCGCGCGAGTCGAACCGGCGCAAGATCCTGAATTTCGGCCACACCATCGGCCACGCCGTCGAGACCCTGTCCGGCTTCCGCCTGGCCCACGGCGAGGCGGTGTCGATCGGCATGGTGGCGGAAGCGCGCCTCGCCGCGCGCGCCAGGATCCTGGCCCCCGCCGCCGCCAGGCGGATCCAGACGCTGTGCGAGAGGGCGGGGCTGCCGACCGCGATCCCGCCCGCGTTCTCGCCGGCCGCCCTCCTCGAGGTGGCCCGTCACGACAAGAAGAACCGGCAGGGCCGGATCGCCTACGCTCTTCCAGGGCGGATTGGCAGCATGACCAGCGTCCGGGGGGATTATGCCGTCCAGGTGGACGACGCTCTGGTGATGGAGATCCTCACGGACCTCAGGCGGGTGCGGTCGCGGCCGCGTCCCCTCATCGCGGCCGAGGCCTGA
- a CDS encoding histidine kinase dimerization/phospho-acceptor domain-containing protein, protein MARKTSGANTDEKDREKGRANMARGGEFRAARARAARASAEPPAEGATEPGLEKFDLGAALLVVDRSGWVVRSSGWEAALRRPVPARVPPDEEDLDVLLEGIAAAIDDARRLSARAHRLVSVVLERQRFYSVSVVPIGAARDGSMAVLVMEITEVFGLGPREGDAIRQLSHDLRTPLTSMSGAVELLESGRLGRLTDEQVRLLDMLGKGLQMMLSLLDDASARARAAQAAEGRGRATA, encoded by the coding sequence ATGGCCAGGAAAACTTCCGGAGCGAACACGGACGAGAAGGATCGGGAGAAGGGGCGCGCGAACATGGCGCGCGGCGGCGAGTTCCGCGCCGCGCGGGCCCGCGCAGCGCGCGCCTCTGCTGAGCCCCCTGCCGAGGGGGCGACGGAGCCGGGCCTCGAGAAGTTCGATCTCGGCGCCGCGCTCCTGGTGGTCGATCGATCCGGATGGGTCGTGCGCTCGAGCGGCTGGGAGGCGGCGCTGCGCCGGCCGGTTCCGGCGCGCGTCCCGCCGGACGAAGAGGATCTCGACGTCCTGCTCGAGGGGATCGCCGCCGCCATCGACGACGCGCGGCGCCTGTCCGCCCGGGCCCATCGTCTCGTCTCGGTCGTCCTGGAACGGCAGCGCTTCTACTCGGTCTCCGTCGTCCCGATCGGGGCGGCGCGCGACGGGAGCATGGCCGTCCTGGTGATGGAGATCACCGAGGTGTTCGGTCTCGGGCCGCGCGAGGGGGACGCCATTCGCCAGCTGTCGCACGACCTGCGGACGCCTTTGACTTCGATGAGCGGCGCGGTCGAGCTCCTGGAGTCGGGGCGGCTCGGCAGGCTCACGGACGAGCAGGTGCGCCTCCTCGACATGCTCGGCAAGGGCCTGCAAATGATGCTCTCTCTTCTCGACGACGCCTCGGCGCGCGCCAGGGCGGCGCAGGCGGCCGAAGGCCGCGGTCGGGCGACAGCCTGA
- the atpF gene encoding F0F1 ATP synthase subunit B: MGSQLITPDPGTIIWTIITFAVLAFLLGKFAWKPLLLTLEEREKTIKESLDQAQKARAEAEESARRHQETLAQARREVAALIEQGKRESEIVRAEILAKSRKEAQDLVEQGKKQVQYEQKKAMEDLRRQVADLAIQAAERLISRSLDDSHQRELVDGYVRDLSAIGQGETR, encoded by the coding sequence ATGGGCTCGCAGCTGATCACCCCGGACCCGGGGACCATTATCTGGACGATCATCACCTTCGCCGTCCTGGCGTTCCTCCTGGGCAAGTTCGCCTGGAAGCCTCTCTTGCTGACCCTCGAGGAGCGGGAGAAGACGATCAAGGAGTCGCTCGATCAGGCCCAGAAGGCCCGGGCCGAGGCCGAGGAGTCCGCGCGCCGGCACCAGGAGACCCTGGCGCAGGCGCGGCGCGAGGTCGCGGCGCTCATCGAGCAGGGCAAGCGCGAATCCGAGATCGTGCGCGCCGAGATCCTGGCCAAGTCCCGCAAGGAGGCCCAGGATCTCGTGGAGCAGGGGAAGAAGCAGGTCCAGTACGAGCAGAAGAAGGCGATGGAGGATCTCAGGCGTCAGGTGGCCGATCTGGCGATCCAGGCGGCGGAGCGCCTCATCTCGCGCTCCCTGGACGACAGCCACCAGCGCGAACTCGTGGACGGCTACGTCCGGGACCTCAGCGCCATCGGGCAGGGAGAAACGCGGTAG
- a CDS encoding threonine/serine dehydratase: MTFSGRPSGPGSAVWPITFQDVLAARERLSPFLPKTPLRSYPALDEAVGGGIRVLVKHENHNPTNSFKARNGLSLVSALPEATRRRGLVAATRGNHGLGLAWAGSLLGARVTICVPKGNNPEKNEAMRGFGVELIEGGRDYDEVVRTADALRAERGLHLAHSTNDPTVIAGAATLTLEILEETRRIDALVIGVGGGSQAVGAMVAARELRPNLKVYGVQAERASAIHDSWHQGHPVSRDSADTFADGLATRNAYEMTFPALRAGLEGFVTVSEAEIAAALRLLLRTTHNLAEGAGAAGLAGLIRLREALAGRTVGVVLSGGNIDSGTLRRVLTGEL, translated from the coding sequence ATGACATTCTCCGGTCGCCCCAGCGGGCCGGGCTCCGCCGTGTGGCCGATCACCTTCCAGGACGTCCTGGCCGCGCGCGAGCGCCTGAGCCCGTTCCTGCCGAAGACCCCCCTCCGCTCGTACCCGGCGCTCGACGAGGCCGTCGGCGGCGGCATCCGGGTCCTCGTCAAGCATGAGAACCACAACCCGACCAATTCCTTCAAGGCGCGCAACGGTCTGTCCCTGGTGAGCGCCTTGCCCGAGGCGACGCGGCGGCGCGGCCTCGTGGCCGCCACGCGCGGCAATCACGGGCTGGGGCTGGCCTGGGCGGGGAGCCTCCTCGGCGCCCGGGTCACGATCTGCGTCCCCAAGGGGAACAATCCCGAGAAGAACGAGGCGATGCGCGGCTTCGGGGTCGAGCTGATCGAAGGAGGGCGCGACTACGACGAGGTGGTGCGCACCGCCGACGCGCTCCGGGCCGAACGGGGCCTGCACCTGGCCCATTCCACCAACGACCCGACGGTCATCGCCGGGGCCGCCACCCTGACGCTCGAGATCCTGGAGGAGACCCGGCGGATCGACGCCCTAGTCATCGGGGTCGGGGGGGGATCGCAGGCGGTCGGCGCCATGGTCGCGGCGCGCGAGCTGCGCCCGAACCTGAAGGTCTACGGGGTCCAGGCGGAGAGGGCCTCCGCCATCCATGACTCCTGGCACCAGGGGCACCCGGTCTCCCGGGACTCGGCCGACACGTTCGCGGACGGGCTGGCGACGCGCAACGCGTACGAGATGACGTTCCCGGCCTTGCGGGCCGGGCTGGAAGGGTTCGTGACCGTCTCGGAGGCCGAGATCGCCGCCGCCCTCCGGCTCCTGCTGCGGACCACGCACAACCTCGCCGAGGGAGCCGGCGCCGCCGGCCTGGCCGGCCTGATCCGCCTGCGGGAGGCGCTCGCGGGACGGACCGTCGGCGTCGTCCTGTCGGGAGGGAATATCGACTCCGGCACCCTCCGCCGCGTTCTCACCGGGGAGCTGTAG
- a CDS encoding NADH-quinone oxidoreductase subunit M encodes MPHWYVDNVLNIVTFLPLVGALALLVVDKEKKGPIMHAATWIALADFLLSVPLFFLYDADRGGFQFEQRLSWIPSIGVQYYIGIDGISLLLLLLTTFLGFLSILSSWTAVTERVKEYYIFMLLLQTGMMGVFISLDFFLFYIFWEAMLVPMYFLIGIWGGPRKLYAAIKFFLYTLLGSVLMLLGILAVYFYYPQITGGGYSFDITEFIRVLGPLNQPEWLEMQKWIFLAFFIGFAIKVPMFPFHTWLPDAHVEAPTAGSVILAGVLLKMGTYGFVRFSLPMLPSATRHYLPHMLALSVIGILYGALVAMVQKDWKKLVAYSSVSHLGFCMLGVFALNQPGLNGGILQMINHGLSTGALFLLVGLIYERRHTRMISEFGGLSKQMPIYATLFMIITLSSIGLPTLNGFIGEFTILVGAYGIPAGYGFEVLGLHVGGKFWVVCGALGIVLGAAYMLWLYQRTMFGKLDNPENATLKDLDFREIMTLAPIVVCCFWIGLYPKPLFRILEKPVAEIAARVSSAEAAGQTAAATTVEGGTPGR; translated from the coding sequence ATGCCTCACTGGTATGTCGACAACGTCCTGAACATCGTCACCTTCCTGCCGCTCGTCGGGGCCCTGGCGCTCCTGGTGGTCGACAAGGAGAAGAAGGGCCCGATCATGCACGCGGCGACCTGGATCGCCCTCGCGGACTTTCTCCTGTCGGTGCCGCTGTTCTTCCTGTACGACGCCGACCGCGGCGGCTTCCAGTTCGAGCAGCGCCTCTCGTGGATCCCCTCGATCGGCGTCCAGTACTACATCGGCATCGACGGCATCTCGCTCCTTCTCCTGCTCCTGACCACGTTCCTGGGCTTCCTCTCCATCCTGTCGTCCTGGACGGCGGTCACCGAGCGCGTCAAGGAGTACTACATCTTCATGCTGCTCCTGCAGACCGGCATGATGGGCGTGTTCATCTCCCTGGATTTCTTCCTGTTCTACATCTTCTGGGAGGCGATGCTGGTGCCGATGTACTTCCTGATCGGCATCTGGGGCGGTCCGCGGAAGCTGTACGCCGCCATCAAGTTCTTCCTGTACACGCTGCTCGGCTCGGTCCTGATGCTCCTCGGGATCCTGGCGGTCTATTTCTACTATCCCCAGATCACCGGCGGCGGGTACTCCTTCGACATCACCGAGTTCATCCGCGTCCTGGGCCCGCTGAACCAGCCGGAGTGGCTCGAGATGCAGAAGTGGATCTTCCTGGCGTTCTTCATCGGGTTCGCCATCAAGGTGCCGATGTTCCCGTTCCACACCTGGCTGCCCGACGCGCATGTCGAGGCGCCGACCGCCGGCTCGGTCATCCTGGCCGGCGTGCTCCTGAAGATGGGCACCTACGGGTTCGTCCGCTTCTCCCTGCCGATGCTGCCCAGCGCCACGCGGCACTACCTGCCGCACATGCTGGCGCTCTCGGTGATCGGCATCCTGTACGGGGCGCTGGTCGCGATGGTCCAGAAGGACTGGAAGAAGCTGGTGGCCTACTCCTCGGTCAGCCATCTCGGCTTCTGCATGCTGGGGGTGTTCGCCCTCAACCAGCCCGGCCTGAACGGCGGCATCCTGCAGATGATCAACCACGGCCTCTCCACCGGGGCGCTCTTCCTGCTCGTCGGCCTGATCTACGAGCGGCGCCACACTCGGATGATCAGTGAATTCGGCGGGCTGTCGAAGCAGATGCCGATCTACGCCACCCTGTTCATGATCATCACTCTGTCCTCGATCGGCCTGCCGACGCTGAACGGCTTCATCGGCGAGTTCACCATCCTGGTGGGCGCCTACGGCATCCCGGCGGGCTACGGGTTCGAGGTTCTGGGCCTGCATGTGGGGGGCAAGTTCTGGGTGGTGTGCGGCGCCCTGGGAATCGTCCTGGGGGCGGCCTACATGCTGTGGCTGTACCAGCGCACCATGTTCGGGAAGCTCGACAACCCCGAGAACGCCACGCTCAAGGACCTCGACTTCCGCGAGATCATGACCCTCGCGCCGATCGTGGTCTGCTGCTTCTGGATCGGGCTGTATCCGAAGCCGCTGTTCCGGATCCTGGAGAAGCCGGTGGCCGAGATCGCCGCACGGGTCTCCTCCGCGGAGGCCGCCGGGCAGACCGCGGCGGCCACGACGGTCGAGGGGGGGACGCCGGGCCGATGA
- the atpB gene encoding F0F1 ATP synthase subunit A — translation MSVPAHDAVEQAGEAWKFNAAELIAHHVLDSQTLELPFVGEVHLPTLHLLGRDLPITRSVVMMWIASALLLLVAWLATRRRTLAPRGMHNLMEAVVVFVRDELARKNIGHHGDRYVPYLLSTFVFILFCNGLGLLPYGATATSNIGVTAGLAGLAFVVIQIGGVREYGLVGHFKNLVPHGMPFWLLPIMIPVEIVSMFTKPFALCVRLFANMTAGHVAILSLFSLVFILKSVWVGVILSVPLALFISGIELLVVFLQAYIFTMLTSLFIGMAVHSQH, via the coding sequence ATGAGCGTGCCGGCCCACGATGCGGTCGAACAAGCCGGAGAGGCGTGGAAGTTCAACGCCGCGGAGCTGATCGCCCACCACGTCCTCGACTCGCAGACGCTGGAGCTGCCGTTCGTCGGAGAGGTCCACCTGCCGACGCTTCATCTGCTCGGCCGCGATCTGCCGATCACCCGATCCGTCGTGATGATGTGGATCGCGTCGGCCCTGCTCCTCCTCGTCGCCTGGCTCGCGACGCGGCGGCGGACCCTGGCCCCCCGGGGCATGCACAACCTCATGGAGGCGGTCGTGGTGTTCGTGCGGGACGAGCTGGCCCGCAAGAACATCGGTCATCACGGCGACCGCTACGTGCCGTACCTGCTGAGCACCTTCGTGTTCATCCTGTTCTGCAACGGGCTGGGGCTTCTCCCGTACGGCGCCACCGCCACCTCGAACATCGGCGTGACCGCCGGTCTCGCAGGGCTGGCATTTGTGGTGATCCAGATCGGCGGCGTGCGCGAGTATGGACTGGTCGGCCACTTCAAGAATCTGGTGCCGCACGGCATGCCGTTCTGGCTGCTGCCGATCATGATCCCGGTCGAGATCGTCAGCATGTTCACCAAGCCGTTCGCCCTGTGCGTGCGTCTGTTCGCGAACATGACCGCGGGGCACGTGGCGATCCTGTCCCTGTTCAGCCTGGTGTTCATCCTGAAGTCCGTGTGGGTGGGTGTCATACTTTCGGTTCCCCTGGCCCTGTTCATCAGCGGGATCGAGCTTCTGGTCGTCTTCCTGCAGGCATACATTTTCACGATGTTGACGTCGCTTTTCATCGGCATGGCGGTGCATTCACAACACTGA